In Labrys wisconsinensis, a single genomic region encodes these proteins:
- a CDS encoding ATP-binding cassette domain-containing protein: MSGGKEQPLLQARGLVKRFGRVTALDHCDFELYPNEILAVIGDNGAGKSTLIKALSGAITPDSGDMLLDGQPARFRSPLDARRAGIETVYQTLALSPALSITDNLFLGRELRSPGLAGRLFRKRDLAGMKRHARQELNQLGLMTVQNIGQAVETLSGGQRQGVAVARAAAFGTRVVIMDEPTAALGVKESARVLDLIRRVRDRGIPIVLISHNMPQVFEVADRIHIHRLGRRLTVIDPKRHSMAEAVAMMTGALAPAESVGVT; encoded by the coding sequence ATGAGCGGCGGGAAGGAGCAGCCCCTGCTGCAGGCACGCGGCCTCGTCAAGCGGTTCGGACGCGTCACTGCGCTCGATCATTGCGATTTCGAGCTCTATCCCAACGAAATCCTGGCGGTGATCGGCGACAACGGCGCGGGCAAGAGCACGCTGATCAAGGCGCTGAGCGGGGCGATCACCCCCGATAGCGGCGACATGCTGCTGGATGGCCAGCCGGCACGGTTTCGCTCGCCGTTGGACGCACGTCGGGCGGGGATCGAAACGGTCTACCAGACCCTCGCTCTGTCACCGGCGCTGAGCATCACGGACAACCTGTTCCTCGGGCGGGAGCTGCGTTCGCCGGGGCTTGCCGGACGGCTCTTCCGCAAGCGCGATCTCGCAGGAATGAAGCGCCACGCCCGCCAGGAGCTGAACCAGCTCGGGCTGATGACGGTCCAGAACATCGGTCAGGCGGTGGAGACCTTGTCGGGCGGGCAACGGCAGGGCGTCGCGGTCGCGCGCGCTGCGGCGTTCGGCACCCGGGTGGTGATCATGGATGAGCCCACGGCTGCACTGGGTGTGAAGGAATCGGCGCGCGTGCTGGATCTGATCAGGCGCGTGAGGGATCGGGGGATCCCGATCGTGCTGATCAGCCACAACATGCCTCAGGTCTTCGAGGTGGCCGACCGGATCCACATCCATCGTCTCGGCCGGCGCCTGACCGTGATCGATCCCAAGCGCCACTCGATGGCGGAAGCCGTCGCGATGATGACGGGGGCCTTGGCCCCCGCCGAAAGCGTCGGTGTGACTTAG
- a CDS encoding ABC transporter permease, producing the protein MIETNPESRAMTMRMSAAPEPEAAVGSPDQMVASFEIDDTDLVRRLQNFLHSYPTVVSATVLVLSLVTFGLIVGPRFFTPFNFSLILQQVTVISVIGAAQTLVILTAGIDLSVGALMVLCAVVMGVNAVDHGMPQGLAIALAFAVGALGGLVNGLLVTHVKLPPFIATLGTWNVFFALNLWYSGGQTIVAQNITTAAPSLQVFGDSVNFAGMRLTVGTVLMLGLYALLWYILNRTAWGRHIHAIGDDQDAARLAGVRVKRTLVSAYVFAGLICALAGWVLIGRIGSVTPQEGVTANLDSITAVVVGGTSMFGGRGSLFGTLVGALIVGVFRNGLALAGVDALWQGFAIGLLIVVAVAIDQWLRELSA; encoded by the coding sequence GTGATCGAAACCAATCCCGAGAGCAGAGCGATGACGATGCGCATGAGCGCTGCCCCAGAGCCCGAAGCGGCGGTCGGGTCGCCGGACCAGATGGTGGCTTCCTTCGAGATCGATGACACGGATCTCGTTCGGCGCCTGCAGAATTTCCTTCACAGTTACCCGACCGTCGTGTCCGCAACGGTCCTGGTTCTGAGTCTGGTGACCTTTGGTCTTATCGTTGGTCCGCGGTTCTTTACGCCCTTCAACTTCTCCCTGATCCTGCAACAAGTCACCGTCATCAGCGTTATTGGTGCCGCGCAGACGCTGGTGATCCTGACGGCGGGGATCGATCTTTCGGTTGGCGCACTGATGGTGCTTTGCGCGGTCGTCATGGGCGTGAACGCGGTCGATCATGGCATGCCTCAGGGGTTGGCGATTGCCCTGGCATTCGCGGTCGGCGCGCTCGGCGGCCTCGTCAACGGCCTTCTCGTGACTCATGTGAAGCTGCCGCCCTTCATCGCGACCCTTGGCACCTGGAACGTCTTTTTTGCCCTGAACCTCTGGTATTCCGGAGGCCAGACGATCGTCGCCCAGAACATCACGACCGCAGCCCCGTCGTTGCAGGTCTTCGGGGACTCCGTGAATTTCGCCGGCATGCGCCTGACCGTCGGCACCGTTCTGATGCTCGGGCTCTACGCCTTGCTCTGGTATATCCTGAACAGAACTGCCTGGGGGCGGCACATCCATGCCATCGGCGATGACCAGGATGCGGCACGGCTGGCGGGCGTCCGCGTCAAGCGAACCTTGGTATCGGCCTATGTCTTTGCCGGGCTGATCTGCGCTCTCGCCGGCTGGGTGCTCATTGGGCGCATTGGCTCGGTCACCCCGCAGGAGGGCGTGACGGCGAATCTGGACAGCATCACGGCCGTGGTGGTCGGCGGCACGAGCATGTTCGGGGGGCGCGGCTCGCTTTTCGGCACCCTCGTCGGTGCGCTGATCGTCGGCGTCTTTCGCAACGGTCTGGCGCTCGCGGGGGTGGACGCGCTCTGGCAGGGTTTTGCGATCGGGCTGCTGATTGTCGTCGCCGTCGCCATCGACCAGTGGCTCAGGGAATTGTCGGCATGA
- a CDS encoding 2-hydroxyacid dehydrogenase, whose product MPIDVLQLTPLIAAGDEDLHRNYSVCRWYDLPDRERWLDEHNASIRAVITAGHLGISNEMFRRLPSLGLVAIAGVGYEKVDLDAARERGIRVTNTPDVLTNDVADLAVGLMIATMRQIAAADRYVRDGRWIAGEMDLAARVSGRRYGIVGFGRIGQAVARRLEGFGGSIAYTSRTKKQSPHAFHSTVIDLARESDVLIVTVAAGPATRHLVGRAVLDALGPTGFLINVARGSIIDETELIAALQDRRLAAAGLDVYADEPRVPPALSALPNVTLTPHIGSATVDARLAMARLMLANLDAFYAGHPLPTPVV is encoded by the coding sequence ATGCCGATCGATGTGCTCCAACTCACGCCTCTCATTGCCGCCGGCGATGAGGACTTGCACCGTAACTATAGCGTCTGCAGGTGGTATGATCTGCCGGACCGGGAGCGATGGCTGGACGAGCACAATGCCTCGATCCGAGCTGTCATCACGGCAGGACATCTTGGAATCAGCAATGAGATGTTTCGGCGCTTGCCGTCCCTCGGGCTCGTGGCCATAGCGGGCGTCGGCTACGAAAAGGTCGATCTGGACGCCGCGCGCGAGCGCGGCATCCGGGTCACGAACACGCCGGACGTCCTGACCAATGATGTCGCAGATCTGGCCGTCGGGCTGATGATCGCCACGATGAGGCAGATTGCAGCCGCCGACCGCTACGTGCGGGACGGCCGCTGGATAGCCGGCGAGATGGATCTGGCAGCCAGGGTCTCGGGACGTCGCTACGGAATTGTCGGTTTTGGCCGCATCGGACAGGCGGTGGCGCGGCGTCTCGAAGGTTTCGGCGGCTCGATCGCCTATACCTCGCGCACGAAGAAGCAGAGTCCCCATGCCTTCCATTCGACGGTGATCGACCTGGCGCGCGAGTCCGATGTCTTGATCGTCACTGTCGCCGCCGGACCCGCGACCCGCCATCTCGTCGGACGGGCGGTCTTGGACGCCTTGGGGCCGACAGGCTTCCTGATCAACGTGGCGCGCGGTTCGATCATCGACGAGACGGAACTCATTGCTGCCTTGCAGGATCGCCGGCTCGCGGCCGCGGGGCTGGATGTCTACGCCGATGAGCCGCGGGTGCCGCCGGCCTTGTCTGCGCTCCCGAACGTGACCTTGACGCCGCATATCGGCAGCGCCACCGTCGACGCGCGCTTGGCGATGGCTCGGCTGATGCTGGCAAATCTGGACGCATTCTATGCAGGGCATCCCCTGCCGACCCCGGTCGTCTGA
- a CDS encoding substrate-binding domain-containing protein — protein sequence MKSRCLSMTVGVWAICTLLGGASASAEELIFSLITKTNENPVFVLMRQAAEAKAKQLGVKLISFAGKYDGDNASQVDAIENSISAGAKVIVIVPNDTTAIVPQIKAARAAGVIVMVADSPLVPVNAADGTWATNNFAAGQLIGQWAKATLGDKAKDARIAMLNADTMMVTNDVARDNGFLTGFGITVPNRKVWGSETDPRIVGHDVTKGSPSGGQTAMENMLQKDPTINVVFTMNEQSASGAAQALKAVGRDKDVFLVSVDGTCAGIEMVRNGTIAATSMQFWLDMATDAMQAAMDKIKTGAVPPVTPGLDYVDSGTKLVTDHPAPGVPSITSEEALKLRGDMCKKAS from the coding sequence ATGAAGTCTAGATGTCTGTCGATGACGGTCGGAGTTTGGGCAATCTGCACGTTGCTTGGGGGAGCTTCGGCCTCGGCCGAGGAGTTGATCTTTTCGCTGATCACGAAAACCAACGAGAATCCGGTCTTCGTCCTGATGAGGCAAGCTGCCGAGGCGAAAGCCAAGCAGCTCGGCGTCAAGCTGATCAGCTTTGCCGGCAAATATGACGGCGACAATGCGAGCCAGGTGGATGCGATCGAAAACTCGATCTCCGCCGGAGCCAAGGTCATCGTCATCGTGCCCAACGACACCACCGCCATCGTGCCGCAGATCAAGGCGGCGCGTGCGGCAGGCGTCATCGTCATGGTGGCGGACTCGCCGTTGGTGCCGGTGAACGCCGCCGATGGAACCTGGGCCACCAACAACTTCGCGGCCGGACAGCTGATCGGACAATGGGCCAAGGCAACGCTCGGCGACAAGGCCAAGGACGCGCGCATCGCCATGCTCAACGCCGACACGATGATGGTGACGAACGATGTGGCGCGCGACAACGGCTTCCTGACCGGCTTCGGCATCACGGTTCCGAACCGGAAAGTTTGGGGCAGCGAGACGGATCCCCGCATCGTCGGTCATGACGTGACCAAGGGCTCGCCGAGCGGCGGCCAGACCGCGATGGAGAACATGTTGCAGAAAGACCCGACTATCAATGTGGTTTTCACGATGAACGAGCAGTCCGCCTCGGGTGCGGCGCAGGCGCTCAAGGCGGTCGGGCGCGACAAGGACGTGTTTCTGGTTTCGGTCGACGGCACCTGCGCCGGCATCGAGATGGTCCGTAACGGAACCATCGCGGCCACCTCGATGCAGTTCTGGCTCGATATGGCGACCGATGCCATGCAGGCCGCCATGGACAAGATCAAGACCGGAGCGGTGCCGCCGGTCACGCCCGGCCTGGACTATGTCGACTCGGGGACGAAATTGGTGACCGATCATCCGGCGCCCGGCGTGCCCTCCATCACGTCGGAGGAAGCGCTGAAGCTGCGCGGCGACATGTGCAAGAAGGCCTCCTGA
- a CDS encoding GntR family transcriptional regulator gives MAEPVNDTAHESVEGAVGQPPSKATSLHEKVLDQLRDYIIEGNVEENARIPERKLCELFQISRTPLREALKVLASEGLVELLPNRGARLRALNEADIIATFDVIGGLEALAGQLACERISEAEYEEIEQLHHQMYKHYVRTELQEYFKYNRAIHNAIMKASRNPVLQDTYASLSTSMRRIRYTANLNVARDRWGEAMREHEAILGALHRRDGRELSDILFKHLRSTCASAVEWLAEERKAAARAAS, from the coding sequence TTGGCTGAGCCCGTGAATGACACTGCACATGAGTCTGTCGAGGGGGCGGTTGGTCAGCCGCCCTCCAAGGCGACGAGCCTGCATGAGAAGGTGCTCGACCAATTGCGGGACTATATCATTGAAGGCAATGTGGAGGAGAATGCGCGCATCCCTGAGCGGAAACTGTGCGAATTGTTTCAAATATCGCGCACGCCGCTGCGGGAAGCCCTGAAGGTCCTGGCCTCCGAGGGGCTGGTGGAGCTTCTGCCCAATCGCGGCGCCCGGCTTCGCGCCTTGAATGAAGCCGATATCATCGCGACCTTCGACGTCATTGGCGGACTGGAAGCGCTTGCCGGTCAACTTGCTTGCGAGCGCATCAGCGAGGCGGAATATGAAGAAATAGAACAGCTTCATCATCAAATGTATAAGCATTACGTGCGCACTGAGCTGCAGGAGTATTTCAAATATAACCGCGCCATTCACAATGCCATCATGAAGGCATCGCGCAACCCGGTGCTTCAGGATACCTACGCAAGCCTTTCGACATCAATGCGAAGAATTCGCTACACGGCGAATCTGAATGTTGCGCGCGACCGATGGGGCGAAGCCATGCGTGAGCACGAGGCGATACTCGGCGCGCTCCATCGCCGGGACGGTCGAGAATTGAGCGACATCTTGTTCAAGCATCTGCGCAGCACATGCGCTTCGGCGGTGGAATGGCTGGCCGAGGAGAGAAAGGCCGCAGCGAGGGCCGCAAGCTGA
- a CDS encoding pyridoxal-phosphate-dependent aminotransferase family protein, which yields MAKSTGRHFLQVPGPSPVPERVLRAMAMPVIDHRGPEFARLGEEVLRGCQSVFRTAQPVIIYPASGTGAWEAAIVNTLSPGDRVLMVETGHFATLWRQMAVKWGIDVDFIAGDWRHAADPAAIEDKLRRDAGHAIRAVMVVHNETSTGAISPIAEIRAALDRAGHPALLMVDTISSLGSADYRHDEWRVDVAVSCSQKGLMLPPGLSFVAVSQRALTASRSGRLPRSYWGWDDMLKANAGGYFPYTPSTNLLFGLREALAMLDEEGLETVFARHARLATATRAAVRAWGLEILCQEADHRSPVLTAVVMPDGHDADRFRKIVLDLFDMSLGTGLGKLAGKVFRIGHLGAINELTLMGTLAGVEMGLAAAGVPHRSGGIVAAMEALCPETSSRLHASAA from the coding sequence ATGGCGAAATCGACCGGTCGGCATTTCCTGCAGGTTCCCGGCCCCAGCCCCGTTCCCGAGCGTGTTCTGCGCGCGATGGCCATGCCGGTGATCGATCATCGCGGGCCCGAATTCGCCAGGCTGGGCGAGGAGGTGCTGCGGGGTTGCCAGTCGGTGTTCAGGACCGCGCAGCCGGTCATCATCTATCCCGCCTCGGGCACCGGCGCATGGGAAGCCGCGATCGTCAACACCTTGTCGCCCGGCGACCGCGTGCTCATGGTCGAGACCGGGCATTTCGCGACGCTCTGGCGCCAGATGGCAGTGAAATGGGGCATCGACGTCGACTTCATCGCGGGGGATTGGCGCCACGCGGCCGATCCTGCCGCGATCGAGGACAAGCTGCGCAGGGATGCCGGGCATGCGATCAGGGCGGTGATGGTGGTCCACAACGAGACCTCGACGGGAGCGATCAGTCCGATCGCGGAGATTCGCGCCGCGTTGGATCGGGCGGGCCATCCGGCCCTGCTGATGGTCGATACGATCTCCTCGCTCGGGTCGGCCGATTACCGGCATGACGAGTGGCGCGTCGACGTCGCGGTGAGTTGCTCGCAGAAAGGACTGATGCTCCCGCCCGGACTGAGCTTCGTCGCCGTCTCGCAAAGGGCCTTGACGGCGTCGCGCAGCGGCCGGCTGCCCCGATCCTATTGGGGGTGGGACGACATGCTGAAGGCCAACGCCGGCGGATATTTTCCGTACACGCCGTCGACCAACCTGCTTTTCGGGTTGCGGGAAGCCCTGGCGATGCTTGACGAGGAAGGCCTGGAGACCGTCTTCGCTCGCCACGCGCGGCTCGCGACGGCTACGCGCGCGGCCGTTCGCGCCTGGGGCCTGGAGATCCTTTGCCAGGAAGCCGACCACCGCTCGCCCGTGCTGACCGCCGTCGTGATGCCCGATGGCCACGATGCCGACCGGTTCCGCAAGATCGTGCTCGACCTGTTCGACATGTCGCTCGGGACAGGACTGGGCAAGCTCGCCGGCAAGGTCTTTCGCATCGGCCACCTCGGCGCGATCAACGAGCTGACCCTGATGGGCACGCTGGCAGGCGTCGAAATGGGGCTCGCGGCCGCGGGCGTGCCGCATCGCTCGGGAGGAATCGTGGCTGCAATGGAGGCGTTGTGCCCGGAGACGTCGTCCCGATTGCATGCGTCCGCGGCCTGA
- a CDS encoding amidase, producing MSGYDELIGLSAVGVVELLRNGQVSSHDLLDALEMRISHVDADVNALPILCFDRARAHADMLQRRPDGERGRLAGMPVTIKDLTHVAGVRTTQGSPIFADFVPSASDVLVDRLEAEGGIVYAKSNTPEFGAGANTFNEVFGATLNPYDTSRSAAGSSGGAAVALAAGMAWLAHGSDMGGSLRNPASFCGVVGMRPTPGRVAQSRYACVDATLAVQGPMARTVEDVAFLLDAMAGDDARDPLSKPRPVQSFLSAARSGWRPVRVAYSADLGITPVDPEVAEITRRAAERFAEAGVVVEEAHPDLSEAHACFQVLRAQSFATSHGQHLERHRDKLKPEVIGEIERGFALTMAEVIGAERQRAMMTARAAGFFESYDLLLCPATIVPPFPVGERSVKACNGVTFQTYVDWLAIAYAVTLIGAPALSLPCGFTREGLPVGLQIVAAPNGEARVLAGARLLETILDLHTASPIEPRGAKASGAKTDRAD from the coding sequence ATGAGCGGGTATGATGAACTGATCGGCCTTTCCGCCGTGGGCGTGGTCGAGTTGCTGCGCAACGGGCAGGTGAGCTCGCACGACCTTCTCGATGCCCTCGAGATGCGCATCTCTCATGTCGATGCCGATGTGAACGCATTGCCGATCCTGTGTTTCGATCGCGCCCGCGCCCACGCCGACATGTTGCAGCGAAGGCCCGACGGCGAACGGGGCCGCCTGGCTGGCATGCCGGTGACGATCAAGGATCTGACCCATGTCGCGGGCGTGCGCACGACGCAGGGCTCGCCGATCTTCGCCGATTTCGTGCCATCGGCATCCGACGTGCTCGTCGATCGGCTCGAGGCGGAGGGCGGGATCGTCTACGCCAAGTCGAACACGCCGGAATTCGGCGCCGGCGCCAACACCTTCAACGAGGTCTTCGGCGCCACGCTCAACCCCTATGACACGTCGCGCTCTGCCGCCGGCTCCTCCGGCGGTGCGGCGGTCGCGCTTGCAGCCGGCATGGCCTGGCTGGCGCACGGCTCCGACATGGGCGGCAGCCTGCGCAATCCGGCGAGCTTTTGCGGCGTCGTCGGCATGCGGCCGACGCCCGGCCGCGTCGCGCAATCGCGCTATGCCTGCGTCGACGCAACGCTCGCGGTCCAGGGCCCCATGGCGCGGACCGTGGAGGACGTTGCCTTCTTGCTCGACGCCATGGCCGGGGACGATGCGCGCGATCCCCTGTCGAAGCCGCGTCCGGTGCAATCTTTTCTGTCCGCGGCCCGATCGGGATGGCGGCCGGTCCGCGTCGCCTACTCCGCCGATCTCGGCATCACGCCCGTGGATCCCGAGGTGGCGGAGATCACGCGTCGCGCCGCGGAGCGGTTTGCCGAGGCGGGCGTGGTCGTCGAGGAGGCGCATCCGGACCTTTCGGAGGCGCATGCGTGCTTCCAGGTGTTGCGCGCCCAGAGCTTTGCGACGTCGCACGGCCAGCATCTCGAAAGACATCGCGACAAGCTGAAACCGGAGGTCATCGGCGAGATCGAAAGGGGCTTTGCGTTGACGATGGCTGAGGTCATAGGCGCCGAGCGTCAGCGCGCCATGATGACGGCGCGGGCAGCCGGATTCTTCGAGAGCTACGACCTGTTGCTCTGTCCGGCCACGATCGTGCCGCCGTTTCCGGTGGGCGAGCGCTCCGTCAAGGCCTGCAACGGGGTGACGTTCCAGACCTATGTCGACTGGCTCGCGATCGCCTATGCCGTCACGCTGATTGGCGCGCCGGCGCTCTCGCTGCCCTGCGGCTTCACGCGCGAGGGGCTGCCGGTGGGCCTGCAGATCGTCGCGGCCCCGAATGGCGAGGCGCGGGTTCTCGCCGGTGCGCGCTTGCTGGAAACGATCCTGGATCTGCACACGGCGAGTCCCATCGAGCCCCGAGGTGCGAAGGCGAGCGGGGCAAAGACGGATCGGGCCGACTGA